The genomic stretch CGGATCGTAATGggatttttttgttggcATACTTTTTAGTTTCCTCAATTTGGTCAACAGTAGGTTCATATGTCTGTTTTAAAAACTGTTGAGGTTGACTTAATTGACCCAAATAGATTTCTTCCGGAGTTTCATGTGAAGCTTTACCAGACTTCAACTGTTTAACTGCATCTATCCAGTTGtctaaatctttttcaGTAATGGAGTCTTTGTTCAAAGGATATATCTCAGCCAATAATGGTTGTTTTGAAGCTTTGGATGTACTATTAAATCTCACAGCCACACAAGACAATAAAGAAGCTCTAGGCACACGAGATGCAGCAGTAAAAGCTCTGATCAAGGACATATTgtgctgttgttgattgtaTGGTCTTTCAGTGTgcaaagagaaaaaaaaaattttctattCTTGAAAAGCAGTGGTGGAACAAGTCGTGCGGTTACGATCAAAACAAAGActctaataataaacacCAAAGTAACCAACTCCTTAAACATGGCATTTGAACTTCCTCAGCTAGACTCTGAATTAAGGACTGAATTGGAGGTGATTATTCAGAACAAGACATTTGATGAGTCCAAATCCCAACTACAATGGAATGATGGAATATTGCCGAAACTTATAACGCgattaaatgaattggCGGCACTATCGAAAGACGGAGACCGATTTGGTAATCCCAAaggaattgattttatagCTGAAATAGAGGCAACCAATGAAACAATAACCCATCATTTAGCAGAACAAATGAGTTCGTCGCCACCGTTCACTATTCACAGACTTGCagaattgattgttgatcCCAATAGTCAAGGCTACACCATAACCAATAATGACCAgcttttcaaatatttcaattctttgaaaaaagtgTGCATTGTTTCATCAAGAATATCAGAGTTTCCACCAGTTAGGATAGGTAATGAGACGAATGGTCATGACAAAAAAGAGAGTATTGGTTTGGTCGCTGAGAACGTGTCGCTTGTGGAGATTCCTTGGTTAAAGACATCTAAGAAAGACGAGGTTACCCATGCTACCATTAATGATTCGCCACCTCTTAAGCGTAAGGGAGAAGAGGAAGATTGTATCGTACCTAAAAAAGGTAAAAGTTAGCTTACAAGAGCTAGATAGGTtacatttattaattacATAATTTGCTAGTATCTTCTTGGTGATCTTGAAGGCGATCTCGATCTATTTCTATCTCTCGATGGTATATAAGTATCTGTTCTTCTATTAGTCCCGTTTGGCACGTAGCTATCAGCTCTTCTTGGAGGAGCATTGTAAGGTCTATCGTTGTATCGTCTTGGTGGGCCTCTTCTAGTTGGCACGTATCTTGGGATGTAATCACTGTTCAACAATGTATGTGAGGCAACTGTGTCTCCGTCTCTGTGCTCAAACTCCAATTTCCACTTACCATCTCTTGGTCCTctatcttcttcaaatgTCCATTGATTGATCGCCTTGACAGGTATGTACTCCACGTACAAGGGAATTCTTTCGGTAACATATTCCCTTGGCTCTAATGGAGGAGGCAAAGCTTCTCTTTCCTTTTCATTCAACCTCCCCAATTCCTGCTCGTATAATCTCTTTTGTTCCTCGAAACGctcaatttctttttcttcaaactCAAGTCTCAATCTCTTTTCCTCTTCTTTAGGCGGATACACGGTATTCAATAGCTTAGAACGGATGTATACTGCACCGTGTTCGCTGCTTACCAACACAATGGCATGTGTTCTAGCTCTGCTTAACCATGCCCTCTCGATTATAAAAGAGCCTTCTTCCCGTGCCAAATCTCTCAAGTACAGCTGAAAGTGTGCTGCATTGATAGGACGGCGCAAATTACCAATAAACAATGCTCTTGTCTCATGGAATTCATTCTCCTCTTTCACTTCGTAACGGACATCGAGATCTTGTTCAGGTTTTGACTTGTACATTGGATCTGCAATATCCGGCAAGTCAAGCCCGATAAAATCTATTTTTCTTGGAGGTGGGGGTCTCTGGTATTGTGGATAAGGCTGGGGTTCTTCCATAGCCACGTCTCTATCATATTCCAAATCACTCATGTTTCGATGTATGGAAATGAAATTTCAGCTGTTtatgttgtttttttttttctgttcttTAATGCTTGTTGAGAAAggagtgaaaaaaaaaattctttcttAGTTACAGACATCTATAAACTATATACAACAGCAGGCAATTATGCAGCCCACAACGACGACactaaattgaaaagacCGTTACTTGTAGTTTCTAGAACATAGATACCGTACATGGCCACAAATGTCCCTAATGTCAACAATTTGCAAGCAGCACCGTACCAAAACCCATATACTCTTTTTGGTATATAATCTATTATACATGACTTCATCCCAGCATGACAgtgaaacaacaataaagtGGAGAAAATCGAATCAATCATTGGGAACTCAACACCAGCTACAAATGGGGTCATGACTAATGGAATCATGGTTATACTAATAGCTCTCTCATAAGTCCAATGGTAACTACCTTCATAATGCTCTGGCGATGGTGGTTTGTAGGCGTCATTAACTGTCCCCACAACATATCCCGGTGGCTGTGGtattgttttaaatttagACCAGTCCGGTATTAATCTGAGTCTTCTAACGGAGTTGAGACCCGGTTTTGCTAAAGGGATGGAGGTTGGTGTGAATGTCTTTATCTTGAACATTTGATATTGTCTTAATGGTGCTTGAGTgttgtaaaatttttttttcagtattttttttttcttctccaGATCTACGTTTATGGAAGTACCCAATAATTCGGCTGTTTAGTTACATGCCATTTATCAATCTATTTACATGTACATATGAATACTTAAACAAAAGTCTGCACTCTACCAAGAAGCGACCTTGACACCAGGAATCAATCCAGCTCGAGCTCTATTTCTAAACTCAGTTCTATTCAATTTAAAGTCACGGATAACTGATTTGGCATTTCCACTGGCAACACATCTATCCTTGATCTGTATGGCAGAAGTATACTTTGGCATGGATGCTAACTGTAGCTGGGCTTCAACTCTTGCTCTGGCTGGTAACTCTTCATTTCTAGCAATGTATTTTAAAGCGTTTCTAGTAACTTCGTGTTCTGCAACTTGTAATCTTTTGAATTGATCTCTAAGTACTCTGGCATTCAAGTGAGCATGCTTAGGTATTTCAAACTTGACTGGGAATCTGAATGGCATTGTTATGGATAGATGGTAGGGATATgattggattttttttcagagaaaaaaaaagtttttgatGTTGGACAC from Candida albicans SC5314 chromosome 5, complete sequence encodes the following:
- the SDH4 gene encoding Sdh4p (Succinate dehydrogenase, membrane subunit; induced in high iron) — translated: MFKIKTFTPTSIPLAKPGLNSVRRLRLIPDWSKFKTIPQPPGYVVGTVNDAYKPPSPEHYEGSYHWTYERAISITMIPLVMTPFVAGVEFPMIDSIFSTLLLFHCHAGMKSCIIDYIPKRVYGFWYGAACKLLTLGTFVAMYGIYVLETTSNGLFNLVSSLWAA
- a CDS encoding uncharacterized protein (Ortholog of C. dubliniensis CD36 : Cd36_54870, C. parapsilosis CDC317 : CPAR2_100250, Debaryomyces hansenii CBS767 : DEHA2D13992g and Pichia stipitis Pignal : PICST_40400); translation: MSDLEYDRDVAMEEPQPYPQYQRPPPPRKIDFIGLDLPDIADPMYKSKPEQDLDVRYEVKEENEFHETRALFIGNLRRPINAAHFQSYLRDLAREEGSFIIERAWLSRARTHAIVLVSSEHGAVYIRSKLLNTVYPPKEEEKRLRLEFEEKEIERFEEQKRLYEQELGRLNEKEREALPPPLEPREYVTERIPLYVEYIPVKAINQWTFEEDRGPRDGKWKLEFEHRDGDTVASHTLLNSDYIPRYVPTRRGPPRRYNDRPYNAPPRRADSYVPNGTNRRTDTYIPSRDRNRSRSPSRSPRRY
- a CDS encoding uncharacterized protein (Ortholog(s) have protein phosphatase regulator activity, role in negative regulation of DNA damage checkpoint, protein dephosphorylation and cytoplasm, nucleus, protein phosphatase 4 complex localization); protein product: MAFELPQLDSELRTELEVIIQNKTFDESKSQLQWNDGILPKLITRLNELAALSKDGDRFGNPKGIDFIAEIEATNETITHHLAEQMSSSPPFTIHRLAELIVDPNSQGYTITNNDQLFKYFNSLKKVCIVSSRISEFPPVRIGNETNGHDKKESIGLVAENVSLVEIPWLKTSKKDEVTHATINDSPPLKRKGEEEDCIVPKKGKS
- the MRP2 gene encoding mitochondrial 37S ribosomal protein uS14m (Protein similar to S. cerevisiae Mrp2p, which is a component of the small subunit of the mitochondrial ribosome; transposon mutation affects filamentous growth), yielding MPFRFPVKFEIPKHAHLNARVLRDQFKRLQVAEHEVTRNALKYIARNEELPARARVEAQLQLASMPKYTSAIQIKDRCVASGNAKSVIRDFKLNRTEFRNRARAGLIPGVKVASW